In the Streptomyces cinnamoneus genome, AGGATGAGGTCGAGGGCCTCGCGGTTGGAGCCGAGGTTCGGGGCGAAGCCGCCCTCGTCGCCCAGGCCGGTGGACAGGCCGCGGCCCTTCAGCACCTTCTTGAGGGTGTGGTAGACCTCGGTGCCCCAGCGCAGGGCCTCGGAGAAGGACTCCGCGCCGATCGGCGCGATCATGAACTCCTGGATGTCCACGTTGGAGTCGGCGTGCGAGCCGCCGTTCAGGATGTTCATCATCGGAACGGGCAGCAGGTGCGCGTTCGGGCCGCCGAGGTAGCGGAAGAGGGGCAGGTCCGAGGCCTCGGAGGCGGCGTGCGCCACGGCGAGGGAGACGCCGAGGATGGCGTTGGCGCCGAGCGAGCCCTTGTTGTCGGTGGCGTCCAGGTCGAACATGGCCTGGTCGATCAGGCGCTGCTCGGTGGCGTCGTAGCCGACCAGCTCCGGGCCGATCTGCTCGATGACGGCGAGGACGGCCTTCTCGACGCCCTTGCCGAGGTAGCGGTTCGGGTCACCGTCGCGCAGCTCGATGGCCTCGAAGGCACCGGTGGAGGCGCCGGACGGCACGGCGGCACGGCCCGTGGAGCCGTCGTCGAGGCCGACCTCGACCTCGACCGTGGGGTTGCCTCGCGAGTCGAGGATCTCGCGAGCTACGACGACGTCGATGGACGGCACGAGGGTCTCCTTCGTGGGTGTCTGGAGTTCAGCACCCCGAGCCTAACGGGCCCCGGAGGCTGCACCCGCCCTTGGACCGTGCACCGGACCGAAAATTGGCACAAAAGCCGAGATCACCGGAGGAATGCCCCGTGTGTTCGCTCAACGGGAACGACGCCCGGCGCCCCCGGCCGCCCTCGCCGGCCCCGCGCGGGGGCGGCCCCGGGAACGGCGGAGCCCCGCTCCGATGCGGCTCGGGGGGAAGGCGCATCGGAGCGGGGCGGTCCGCCGGGCGATCGGATGATCAGCCGACCGGGGTGCGGCAGCCGGTCAGCTGAGGTGCAGCATCTGGCCCGGGTAGATCGTGTCGGCGTCGTCGACGATGTTCTTGTTGAGGTCGTACAGCTTCTCCCAGCCGCCCTTGACCTTCTTGGCGCCGGCGATCGTGGAGAGGGTGTCGCCCTCCTTGACCTCGTACTCGCCGTCGCCCTTCTTGACGCTCTGCGGAGCGGCATGCTTCGGGGCGTACTGCTTGGCGGCGGGGGCCTCGTCGCCGCCCTGGGCCGGCTTGGCGTGCTTCGGCGCGGCCGGGCGCTCGCTGCGATCGGCGTGGCCCTGGGCCGAGGCGCTGCGGCCGGCCGAGGAGGAGGACTTCGTGGACTTCTTCGACACCGAGCCGGAGCCCGAGGTGTCCACGTTGGCCTTCGGGCCGCCCGCGGTCAGGTTGCCCGCGCCGGCGCAGCCCCAGGCGCCGGGGCCCTGCATGGCGAGGAGCCGCTCGGCGGTGGCGATCTGCTGGGCCCGGGTGGCGAGGTCGGCGCGGGGGGCGTACTGGGTGCCGCCCGCGGCCTTCCACGAGGACTGGGAGAACTGGAGGCCGCCGTAGTAGCCGTTGCCGTTGTTGATGTGCCAGTCGCCGCTGGACTCGCACTGGGCGACCTTGTCCCACGTCTGCGGGGTGGCGGCGTGGGCGGAGGTGGCGACCATCAGAGGGGCTGCGACCGCTGCGCCGGTGACACCGGCGAGCGTGACGATGCGGACGGCCTTGGACGGACGACGGTGCTTGCCCTTGGACATAAGTCGGTTTCCTCACCGACGCCTACGAGGTGAGCTGTCGGGTTCGGACCGTGAGTCTGCCCGGCCCGGTGCGCGCACCGGGCTTCACCCCAAGCCGTTCCGTTCCCGGGCCACTGCTGGCCGCTGGACCGATCCGGCGCCTACCTTGGTTCCCCCGCTCCTGCCTACGGCGCTTGCGCGACGACTACCCCGGCCGCCGGCAGGATTCGGCGTGGCGGCCGTGGTGCTCGCGGTGGCGAGCGGAGACGACGTTAAACACAGGCGGCCGGGGTGTTCAAACCCCACTTTTCAGCCACAGTTGCCGGTTGTCACCCGTAGGAACCTCCTGTTTCCGCAGGTGAAATGGGGTTTGAGGCGAACGGAGGGGCTTCGTCCAGGCTCAGGGCAACGAGACCCATGTCTCACTTTCGACTGGAACGGACATTCGCCCCGAACCACCCTACTCCTTACGGATATCGAGCCTCTGACCAGGGTGGATGAGGTTCGGATCGGAACCGACCGCTTTTTCGTTCTTCTGATAGATCGTTTGCCAGCCACCCGCAACGGAGTGCTCCTCCGCGATGACTGACAGGTTGTCACCGGGCCGCACGGTGTAGTCGCCGGCCGCCGGCAGGTCCGTACGGCCGGCCTCGGTGCCGCGCGACGGGCGCTGCGCGTCGTCGGAACGCGGCGGTTCGGCGCGGTGCTTGCCCGTGCCGGGCTCGGACGTGTCGTCAGCTGACGGGGCGGCGGGTGACGCCGGGTCGGCCGAGGGCGTGCCCGGCGCGGTCGTGGCGGAGCCGGAGGGCTCGCCCGAGGGGTCCTTGCGGTGCTTGCCCTCGCCCGTCTCCGGCGTGCCGCTCACGGGGGCGGACGGCGAGGGGATCACGGGTGCGGACGGGGAGGTTGAGGCGCCGGGGGTCTGCGAGGTGCCGGGGGTGGGGGTTTCGGTTCCGGGGGTGGGCGCGGAGGGGGTGCCGGAGGGCGTGCCCGAGGGGGTGCCGGAGGGCGCGGACGACGGGGACGAGGAGGGCGCGGGCGACGTCCGCTCCGGCGTGGACGACGGGGTCGGGCGCTCCGGCGCGGGCTTGTGGGACGGCTCGGGCGTGGACGGTATCGCCGTGCCCGGGTTCACCTCCGGCGTCCGCGTCTGCTCCTCCTTGGTGAGGCCGGCGCCGCAGCCCTTCCAGGAGTCCGCGCCCCGGGCCCGCAGGATCCGGTCGGCGACGGTGATCTGCTGCGCGCGGCTGGCCATGTCGGGGCGCGGCGCGTAGGCCGTGCCCCCGTTCTGGTCCCACATCTCCTGGGTGAGCATCAGCCCGCCGTAGTAACCGCTCTCGGAGTTGGCGCTCCACACGCCCCCGCTCTCGCACTGGGCGACGTGGTCCCAGGTGTCCGCGTCCGCGGCGTTCGCGCCGGTGGCGGCGAGCAGCGGCATGGCGATGCTCGCGCCCGTCACCCCCGCTGCGACCACGATGGCGGGTACCTGGCGGGGGCGGCGATGTCTACCGGTCCCAGAGCGCATGTGAAGGCCTTTCACTAAGGCGGCTGATGTGGTCGTAGAACATAACGACGACCCCCGGGTGTCACAAGCCGGTGTAGCGGAGGTCACGCGGAGATCACGCTGCGTTGACGCGATGTCATCTGCTATGCGGCTACGCCCCGTGCGGCTCGCCCGCCTCGAACGCGACGGGCAGCGTCCGCAGGCCGCGCATGATGAGCCCGCCGCGCCAGCGCAGGTCCTCGGGCTCGGCGGCGAGGCGCATGCCGGGCAGGCGGCGCAGGAGCGTCGCGAGCGCCGTCTGGCCCTCCAGGCGCGCCAGGGGTGCGCCGAGACAGTAATGGATCCCGTGGCCGTAGCCCAGGTGCTGGTTGTCGCGCCGGGCGAGGTCGAGGGTGTCGGGATCGGCGAACCGTTCGGGGTCGCGGTCGGCGGCGGCGAGGACGACGAGCACGGGGTCGCCCTCGGCGATGCGCTGCCCTCCGATGACCAGGTCC is a window encoding:
- a CDS encoding transglycosylase family protein; the protein is MSKGKHRRPSKAVRIVTLAGVTGAAVAAPLMVATSAHAATPQTWDKVAQCESSGDWHINNGNGYYGGLQFSQSSWKAAGGTQYAPRADLATRAQQIATAERLLAMQGPGAWGCAGAGNLTAGGPKANVDTSGSGSVSKKSTKSSSSAGRSASAQGHADRSERPAAPKHAKPAQGGDEAPAAKQYAPKHAAPQSVKKGDGEYEVKEGDTLSTIAGAKKVKGGWEKLYDLNKNIVDDADTIYPGQMLHLS
- the eno gene encoding phosphopyruvate hydratase encodes the protein MPSIDVVVAREILDSRGNPTVEVEVGLDDGSTGRAAVPSGASTGAFEAIELRDGDPNRYLGKGVEKAVLAVIEQIGPELVGYDATEQRLIDQAMFDLDATDNKGSLGANAILGVSLAVAHAASEASDLPLFRYLGGPNAHLLPVPMMNILNGGSHADSNVDIQEFMIAPIGAESFSEALRWGTEVYHTLKKVLKGRGLSTGLGDEGGFAPNLGSNREALDLILEAIKEAGYTPGQDIALALDVAASEFYKDGVYTFEGKDRTAAEMTEYYAELVDAYPLVSIEDPLFEDDWAGWKTITEKLGTKVQLVGDDLFVTNPERLARGIEENSANALLVKVNQIGSLTETLDAVELAQRNGFKCMMSHRSGETEDVTIADLAVATNCGQIKTGAPARSERVAKYNQLLRIEEILDDAAVYAGRSAFPRFKG
- a CDS encoding transglycosylase family protein; this translates as MVAAGVTGASIAMPLLAATGANAADADTWDHVAQCESGGVWSANSESGYYGGLMLTQEMWDQNGGTAYAPRPDMASRAQQITVADRILRARGADSWKGCGAGLTKEEQTRTPEVNPGTAIPSTPEPSHKPAPERPTPSSTPERTSPAPSSSPSSAPSGTPSGTPSGTPSAPTPGTETPTPGTSQTPGASTSPSAPVIPSPSAPVSGTPETGEGKHRKDPSGEPSGSATTAPGTPSADPASPAAPSADDTSEPGTGKHRAEPPRSDDAQRPSRGTEAGRTDLPAAGDYTVRPGDNLSVIAEEHSVAGGWQTIYQKNEKAVGSDPNLIHPGQRLDIRKE